The proteins below are encoded in one region of Sulfolobus islandicus Y.N.15.51:
- a CDS encoding transcriptional regulator, translating to MSKKIINEVIDILEDKKYTYTMIEYPEHNRKSVDIVLNSKEPTLIRVSEDKVTKEEISDLKKIAVSTLTASLVVTNEEEEDIVSVKADNVFAVSPEGFKKVINGEKIFLYRTRGGIFIKIRNYILKHKREEMGYSIGDVAKFLGVSRKAIYDYEKGDSDVSLEVAEKLIDLFGDDIIGDVIWDSIKGKKEVIEEDITEFSPESFKSKLIYKLKENGLNILSLKLTAADLIVKDNENNRYLVTIENKDYNKSMKKFYEAKKLSSYTKSELLIIIRTSKMLKECEDLGYKTYEENDIHSLIDEIKGSNGRQS from the coding sequence ATGAGCAAAAAAATTATCAACGAAGTTATAGACATATTGGAGGATAAAAAGTATACTTATACAATGATTGAATATCCAGAACATAATAGAAAATCCGTAGATATCGTTCTCAACTCTAAGGAACCCACTCTGATTAGAGTATCTGAGGATAAGGTGACCAAAGAGGAAATTTCAGATTTGAAGAAGATTGCAGTATCTACGTTAACCGCGTCATTAGTAGTCACTAATGAAGAAGAGGAGGATATTGTCTCAGTTAAGGCTGATAATGTTTTTGCAGTCTCACCTGAAGGATTTAAGAAAGTAATCAATGGTGAGAAAATTTTCCTTTATAGAACTAGAGGAGGTATATTCATAAAGATCAGAAATTATATATTGAAACATAAGAGAGAGGAAATGGGATATAGTATAGGAGATGTAGCTAAATTTCTTGGCGTTTCTAGAAAGGCCATTTATGATTATGAGAAAGGGGATTCCGACGTATCGCTTGAAGTTGCCGAGAAGCTGATAGATTTGTTTGGGGATGATATAATAGGCGATGTAATATGGGACTCTATAAAAGGTAAAAAAGAAGTCATTGAAGAGGATATAACAGAGTTTTCTCCGGAGAGTTTTAAATCAAAGTTAATATACAAATTGAAAGAAAATGGGTTAAACATCCTATCATTGAAATTAACTGCAGCAGATTTGATAGTTAAAGACAACGAAAATAATAGATATTTAGTTACAATAGAGAACAAGGATTACAATAAGTCAATGAAGAAATTTTATGAAGCTAAGAAACTTTCATCTTACACTAAATCTGAATTATTGATAATCATAAGGACTTCAAAGATGTTAAAGGAATGTGAAGATCTAGGATATAAAACTTATGAAGAAAATGACATACATTCTTTAATAGATGAAATTAAAGGAAGTAACGGAAGGCAAAGTTAG
- a CDS encoding 30S ribosomal protein S30e gives MPSHGSLTKAGKVRSQTPKIQPKEKHKEVPRVRNRKEYEKRVVKARQQAAAR, from the coding sequence ATGCCTTCACACGGTTCGTTAACCAAAGCGGGAAAAGTTAGAAGTCAGACACCAAAAATACAGCCTAAAGAAAAACATAAAGAGGTACCAAGAGTAAGGAATAGAAAGGAATATGAAAAGAGAGTAGTAAAAGCTAGGCAACAAGCTGCTGCTAGATAA
- the gatD gene encoding Glu-tRNA(Gln) amidotransferase subunit GatD — MQENYKAKAYDILKNLNIEEGDLIEIKKGDLRIRGILLPSYSKDERIFVIKLDNGYNIGISIDNISEIKLITKNSSKAQESERKEVSRNGAKSEIKIISTGGTIVSKVEYETGAVRPALTTEEIVQFLPEINEIAKVDAEVLFSILSENMKPEYWVKIAESVKKAFDEGNTGVVIAHGTDTMAYTASALAFSLRSLQGPVVLVGSQRSSDRPSSDSAINLLSAVTTAKYAPFGEVVVNMHADSSDTYALVHRGVKVRKMHSSRRDAFQSVNDKPLAKVLWKERKLVMLDKSYMSKKGETTLDAKFDNRAFLLYYYPGLDRDFLEHILTNTKIRGLIIAGTGLGHTSSDYVELFRKATKDGIFIGMTTQCLFGRVNMNVYTTGRQLLDAGVTPLEDMLPEVALVKLMWVLAHEQDLEKIRSLMISNLVGEINPRHTLDLFPRWSYE; from the coding sequence GTGCAAGAAAATTATAAAGCAAAGGCTTATGATATTTTGAAAAATCTAAATATAGAGGAAGGGGACCTAATAGAGATTAAGAAAGGGGACCTAAGAATAAGAGGCATATTGTTACCAAGTTACTCAAAAGATGAAAGAATATTCGTAATAAAATTAGATAACGGTTACAATATAGGAATATCTATCGATAATATATCTGAGATTAAACTAATCACAAAAAATTCAAGTAAAGCTCAAGAGAGTGAAAGAAAGGAAGTTAGCCGTAATGGTGCTAAAAGCGAAATAAAGATAATTAGCACAGGAGGTACAATAGTAAGTAAAGTTGAATACGAAACTGGTGCAGTCAGACCCGCGCTGACCACTGAAGAAATAGTACAATTTTTGCCAGAAATAAACGAAATAGCAAAAGTTGATGCTGAGGTACTTTTCTCTATATTAAGCGAAAACATGAAACCTGAATACTGGGTTAAGATAGCTGAATCAGTAAAGAAAGCGTTTGATGAAGGAAACACTGGAGTGGTTATTGCTCATGGTACTGATACTATGGCATACACAGCCTCTGCCTTAGCTTTCTCTCTAAGATCATTACAAGGACCAGTAGTGTTGGTGGGTTCGCAGAGAAGTAGTGATAGACCTAGTAGTGATTCAGCAATAAATCTCTTATCCGCAGTTACCACAGCTAAATATGCGCCTTTTGGAGAAGTAGTAGTAAACATGCACGCTGACTCCTCCGACACTTACGCATTAGTACATAGAGGAGTGAAGGTTAGAAAGATGCACAGTAGTAGAAGAGATGCTTTTCAGTCAGTAAACGATAAACCTTTAGCCAAAGTCCTTTGGAAAGAAAGGAAACTGGTTATGCTCGACAAGAGTTACATGAGCAAAAAAGGCGAAACTACACTTGACGCTAAATTTGATAATAGAGCATTTTTACTATACTATTACCCTGGATTAGATAGAGACTTCTTAGAGCACATTTTAACTAATACTAAAATAAGAGGTCTCATAATAGCTGGTACTGGTTTAGGTCATACTTCATCAGATTATGTGGAATTATTCAGAAAAGCTACTAAAGATGGCATATTTATAGGAATGACAACACAGTGTTTATTTGGAAGAGTTAATATGAATGTGTATACTACTGGAAGACAGTTACTCGATGCTGGTGTCACCCCATTGGAAGATATGCTACCAGAAGTTGCATTAGTTAAACTCATGTGGGTACTTGCGCACGAGCAAGATCTAGAAAAAATACGAAGTTTAATGATATCGAATCTAGTGGGGGAAATAAATCCTCGTCACACTTTGGATCTCTTCCCAAGGTGGTCATATGAGTGA
- a CDS encoding fibrillarin-like rRNA/tRNA 2'-O-methyltransferase: MSEVVTVKQTNMENIYECEFNDGSFRLCTRNLVSGFNVYGERLIKYEGVEYREWNAFRSKLAGAILKGLKTNPIRKGTKVLYLGAASGTTISHVSDIIELNGKAYGVEFSPRVVRELLLVAQRRPNIFPLLADARFPQSYKSVVENVDVLYVDIAQPDQTDIAIYNARFFLKVNGYMLLVIKARSIDVTKDPKEIYKAEVEKLENSNFETIQIINLDPYDKDHAIVLSRYKG, translated from the coding sequence ATGTCTGAAGTAGTTACCGTAAAACAAACTAACATGGAAAACATTTACGAATGCGAGTTTAACGATGGTAGCTTTAGGCTATGTACAAGAAACCTAGTATCAGGCTTTAATGTTTACGGTGAAAGGCTAATTAAATACGAGGGTGTAGAATATAGGGAATGGAATGCATTTAGAAGTAAGTTAGCGGGAGCAATACTTAAAGGTCTTAAGACTAATCCGATTAGAAAAGGCACTAAGGTCTTATATTTAGGAGCCGCTTCTGGAACTACAATAAGTCACGTCTCTGATATTATAGAGTTAAATGGCAAGGCCTATGGTGTTGAATTTTCTCCAAGAGTTGTAAGAGAATTATTATTAGTAGCTCAAAGGAGGCCTAATATCTTTCCATTATTAGCTGATGCCAGATTCCCTCAAAGTTATAAGTCGGTAGTAGAGAACGTTGACGTACTTTATGTCGATATTGCCCAACCAGATCAAACAGATATAGCTATATACAATGCCAGATTCTTCCTTAAAGTAAATGGATATATGCTTTTAGTGATTAAAGCGAGAAGTATTGATGTTACTAAAGACCCTAAGGAGATATATAAAGCTGAAGTGGAGAAATTAGAAAATTCCAATTTTGAGACAATACAAATTATTAACCTAGATCCCTACGATAAGGACCATGCAATAGTTCTGAGTAGATATAAAGGGTAG
- a CDS encoding tRNA (guanine(26)-N(2))-dimethyltransferase, protein MKLKEVTEGKVRIFVPDPKEYMIEGKFDPSWAPVFYNPKMTFNRDLSVIVVSLLKPKIILDALSATGIRGIRYYVESWKSEQLILNDKNSTAASLIQINVKNNGIENAKIYNKDANALLYEIKSEYIDIDPFGSPVPFILSSVNATIRNGIVAFTATDLSPLEGSSRTSCRRKYDAINYKLSSSKELGLRILIGKIIREAATLEKTVHPLFSFYADYYYRLFAIVESGARKADENINKNLKYFGECPRCGFQTFVDENCKTKCPICGENFIIIGPLYIGPLHNMEFLKRMIDTYSDFNYLSSFNRIQKLLNVIEKEAKYKSVFYNISKLASKLKVSAIPPIDSILECLGDASKTHFAPTGIRTDKGYEEIIRCVKSLR, encoded by the coding sequence ATGAAATTAAAGGAAGTAACGGAAGGCAAAGTTAGAATATTCGTACCAGATCCTAAAGAATATATGATAGAAGGGAAATTCGATCCATCATGGGCTCCAGTGTTCTATAATCCTAAAATGACTTTCAACAGAGACCTTAGCGTAATCGTGGTTAGCCTGTTAAAGCCTAAGATAATATTAGACGCATTAAGCGCAACGGGTATAAGAGGAATTAGATATTATGTAGAGTCGTGGAAAAGTGAACAACTAATTCTGAATGATAAAAATTCAACAGCTGCTTCCCTAATCCAAATAAATGTGAAAAATAATGGAATTGAAAACGCTAAAATTTATAATAAAGATGCAAATGCGTTGCTCTACGAAATAAAAAGTGAGTACATTGATATAGATCCCTTTGGATCTCCAGTACCGTTTATTCTTTCATCCGTAAACGCGACAATAAGAAATGGAATAGTAGCATTTACAGCAACTGATCTATCTCCACTTGAGGGATCTTCACGAACTTCTTGTAGACGAAAATATGATGCTATTAACTATAAACTTTCCTCGTCAAAGGAGCTTGGATTAAGAATACTTATCGGCAAGATAATTAGAGAAGCTGCGACGTTGGAAAAAACCGTGCATCCGTTATTCTCTTTTTATGCAGACTATTATTATAGACTATTCGCAATAGTGGAAAGTGGTGCTAGAAAAGCAGATGAGAACATTAATAAGAATCTTAAATATTTCGGGGAATGCCCCCGCTGTGGATTTCAGACGTTCGTAGACGAGAATTGCAAGACTAAGTGTCCAATATGTGGTGAAAATTTTATCATTATCGGTCCTCTATACATTGGTCCTCTTCACAATATGGAATTTTTAAAAAGAATGATAGATACATACAGTGATTTCAATTACTTGTCCTCTTTTAACAGAATACAGAAGCTACTTAATGTAATAGAAAAGGAGGCGAAATATAAAAGTGTATTTTACAATATTAGTAAGCTCGCATCTAAATTAAAAGTCTCAGCTATTCCTCCAATTGATTCGATTTTAGAATGTCTAGGAGATGCCTCTAAGACTCATTTTGCTCCTACTGGGATAAGAACCGATAAGGGATATGAAGAAATAATTAGATG
- the gatE gene encoding Glu-tRNA(Gln) amidotransferase subunit GatE, whose protein sequence is MSELNYEELGLKVGLEIHQQLNTSHKLFCNCSTNLKEDYKLTLERYLRPALSELGEVDVAALFEWKKGKKYVYRIPITTSCLVEADEEPPHAINEEALKIALAIAIALNSNIVDEIYVMRKIVIDGSNTTGFQRTAIVALGGMLKDEGVTIQTIAVEEDAARKIDERTDQVTYSLDRLGIPLIEISTGPDIRSPEQAERVALKIGQLLRMTGKVKRGIGTIRQDLNISIKGGTKIEIKGVQKLELIPDIVRYEAMRQFNLLKIKEELNKRGVSKNLILSNFVVKDLTELFKNTNSKIIKSGIEKGGLVYGIRAYKLKGILGWELIPKKRRFGTEIADYVRALAELGGLFHSDELPNYGITEEEINKVREALNATTEDGFILIVGERERLDKAVEVIRDRILLAFDGIPKETRGALDDGTTKFLRPQPSSARMYPETDIPPRRIDEKLLEDAKKFVPESPESKMKRYITLGLSEELAKEIIRDPRLDLFEELVNKYSPKVSPVVIASTITNTLKYVKSKGGDISKINEEDIEELIKSVYENKISKDSISEILLEYTTNKNVELKDVIRKYEALPTEELEKIIDDVISSNLDEIRKRKDKAVNLIMSKVMSKVKGRAEGKVILELIKSRLKNVME, encoded by the coding sequence ATGAGTGAGTTAAATTATGAAGAATTAGGATTAAAAGTAGGATTAGAAATTCACCAACAGCTTAACACTTCTCATAAATTATTCTGCAACTGTAGTACTAATTTGAAAGAAGATTATAAACTAACCTTAGAGAGATATTTAAGACCTGCATTAAGTGAATTAGGGGAAGTCGATGTCGCAGCATTGTTTGAGTGGAAAAAAGGTAAAAAATACGTATACAGAATACCTATTACTACAAGTTGTCTTGTAGAAGCTGATGAAGAACCTCCACATGCAATAAATGAGGAAGCGTTAAAAATAGCGTTAGCTATCGCTATAGCACTAAATAGTAACATAGTAGATGAAATTTATGTCATGAGAAAAATTGTAATAGATGGTTCAAACACCACTGGATTCCAAAGAACAGCAATAGTAGCACTTGGTGGCATGCTAAAAGATGAGGGAGTTACAATACAAACTATTGCAGTTGAGGAGGACGCTGCAAGGAAAATAGATGAAAGAACAGATCAAGTAACCTATTCGCTTGATAGATTAGGGATTCCCTTAATAGAAATTTCAACTGGACCAGATATAAGGAGCCCAGAACAAGCTGAGAGAGTTGCACTAAAAATTGGCCAATTGCTTAGAATGACAGGTAAAGTTAAAAGGGGTATAGGCACAATAAGACAAGATCTAAATATCTCTATAAAAGGAGGTACAAAGATAGAAATTAAAGGAGTACAAAAACTGGAATTAATACCCGATATAGTTAGATATGAAGCAATGAGACAATTTAACTTACTAAAGATAAAAGAAGAATTGAATAAAAGAGGAGTGAGTAAAAATCTAATTTTGTCTAATTTTGTTGTAAAAGATCTCACAGAACTTTTTAAAAACACAAATAGTAAAATCATTAAAAGCGGAATAGAAAAGGGAGGATTAGTATACGGAATAAGAGCGTATAAGTTAAAGGGAATATTGGGTTGGGAACTGATACCAAAAAAGAGAAGATTTGGAACAGAAATTGCAGATTACGTTAGAGCACTTGCAGAATTAGGTGGACTCTTCCATTCTGATGAGCTACCCAATTACGGCATAACTGAAGAGGAGATAAACAAAGTTAGAGAAGCCCTTAATGCGACGACCGAAGATGGTTTCATTCTAATCGTTGGCGAAAGAGAGAGGTTGGATAAAGCTGTAGAAGTAATAAGGGACAGGATACTATTAGCGTTTGATGGTATTCCTAAGGAAACTAGAGGAGCGTTAGATGATGGAACAACGAAATTCTTAAGACCACAGCCAAGCTCAGCTAGAATGTATCCAGAAACTGATATTCCACCTAGAAGAATAGATGAAAAACTGCTTGAGGATGCTAAAAAATTTGTTCCGGAATCGCCAGAGTCTAAAATGAAAAGGTATATCACACTGGGTTTAAGTGAGGAACTCGCTAAGGAGATAATTAGAGATCCCAGACTCGACTTATTTGAAGAATTAGTTAACAAATATTCACCAAAGGTCTCTCCAGTTGTAATAGCGAGTACGATTACTAACACATTGAAGTATGTTAAGTCAAAAGGTGGTGATATATCAAAGATAAATGAGGAAGATATAGAGGAGCTAATAAAAAGCGTTTATGAGAACAAAATTAGCAAGGATTCGATTTCGGAAATACTCCTAGAATACACTACTAATAAAAATGTGGAACTAAAGGATGTCATACGTAAATACGAGGCATTACCAACTGAAGAATTAGAAAAGATAATAGATGATGTAATTAGTTCTAATCTAGACGAGATAAGGAAAAGAAAAGATAAAGCAGTAAACCTAATAATGTCAAAAGTAATGAGCAAAGTTAAAGGAAGAGCTGAGGGGAAAGTTATATTAGAATTAATAAAGTCAAGACTCAAAAATGTTATGGAGTGA
- a CDS encoding hypothetical protein (functions along with aFIB and aL7a; guides 2'-O-methylation of ribose to specific sites in RNAs): protein MMKIYLIEHVIGAIAYDENGNIVDYITNPRDLGKITEELLNNEKGIPFNATVELLKKVNPQEVVVENEAEVPKLQALGYRVTYEPYSKISRIFRESLPKVATDIKFTGNEEEYYNFLHELSLEYTRRKLRTAAQKRDLLAIQAVRAMDDIDKTINLFSERLREWYSIHFPELDKLIEDHEEYATIVSRFGDRGLLTTDALKELGFNEQRINRIVDAAKKSIGADISEDDLSAMRMIANTILDLYNIRRNLNNYLEGVMKEVAPNITALVGPALGARLLSISGSLEELAKMPASTIQVLGAEKALFRALRSGGRPPKHGVIFQYPAIHTSPRWQRGKIARALAAKLAIAARVDAFSGRFIGDQLNEQLKKRIDEIKEKFAQPPPKKPQQQKPQQPQKQQAKGKKGGKRRGKGRK from the coding sequence ATGATGAAAATATACCTAATCGAGCATGTTATTGGAGCAATTGCTTACGATGAAAACGGTAATATTGTAGACTATATTACAAATCCAAGAGATTTGGGAAAAATAACTGAGGAACTTTTAAATAATGAAAAGGGCATACCATTTAATGCGACAGTTGAGTTGTTAAAGAAAGTTAACCCACAAGAGGTAGTAGTCGAGAACGAAGCTGAAGTTCCTAAATTGCAAGCCCTAGGTTATAGGGTTACGTATGAACCATATAGTAAGATTTCGAGGATATTCAGGGAATCATTACCTAAAGTAGCTACAGATATAAAATTTACAGGTAATGAAGAGGAGTATTATAATTTTCTTCATGAACTTTCATTAGAGTACACTAGGAGAAAGTTAAGGACTGCAGCGCAAAAGAGAGATCTTTTGGCTATTCAAGCAGTAAGGGCAATGGATGATATAGATAAGACCATAAATCTTTTCTCAGAAAGATTAAGAGAATGGTATAGTATTCATTTTCCAGAATTAGATAAGCTTATTGAGGATCACGAAGAATACGCAACCATAGTGTCTAGGTTTGGTGATAGGGGACTCTTAACTACTGATGCTCTAAAGGAATTGGGTTTCAATGAGCAAAGAATAAATAGGATAGTCGATGCAGCAAAGAAAAGTATAGGTGCGGATATCTCAGAAGATGACTTATCTGCGATGAGGATGATCGCAAACACTATTTTAGACCTGTATAATATAAGGAGAAACCTTAATAATTATCTAGAAGGCGTAATGAAAGAAGTTGCACCAAATATAACGGCCTTAGTTGGTCCAGCGTTAGGTGCTAGATTATTGAGCATATCAGGGAGTCTGGAGGAATTAGCCAAAATGCCAGCTAGTACGATCCAAGTATTGGGAGCCGAAAAGGCTTTATTCAGGGCGTTAAGAAGTGGAGGAAGACCACCTAAACATGGTGTAATATTTCAGTATCCAGCTATTCACACATCACCTAGATGGCAAAGGGGTAAGATTGCTAGAGCTTTAGCAGCCAAATTAGCAATAGCTGCCAGAGTTGATGCTTTTAGTGGGAGATTCATAGGTGATCAACTAAACGAACAACTAAAGAAGAGGATAGATGAGATTAAGGAGAAATTCGCTCAGCCACCACCTAAAAAGCCTCAACAACAAAAGCCACAACAGCCTCAAAAACAGCAAGCAAAAGGTAAAAAAGGTGGAAAAAGAAGAGGTAAAGGAAGAAAGTGA
- a CDS encoding DUF61 family protein — MIDKIFEFGLKDIFSSSPAEYVTIKDALEGKLKIRLNNNFYHEIKKDEVERLSGKIPLYLWSLVKIPFIFIKSPDIGEYFISGEQWNRKAISILLGREISNVILNVDVEKLLREYTSLIFIILSSTRSYTEETELSEM; from the coding sequence TTGATAGATAAAATTTTTGAGTTTGGACTTAAAGACATATTCTCTTCTTCTCCTGCTGAATACGTTACCATTAAAGATGCATTGGAAGGTAAATTAAAGATTAGACTAAATAATAATTTTTATCATGAGATAAAAAAGGACGAAGTGGAAAGGCTTTCAGGTAAAATTCCACTTTATTTATGGTCTTTAGTAAAAATCCCATTTATATTTATTAAATCACCTGATATTGGAGAATATTTCATTAGTGGGGAGCAATGGAACAGAAAGGCAATTTCAATTTTACTTGGAAGAGAAATATCTAATGTAATATTAAATGTGGATGTCGAGAAGCTATTAAGGGAATATACATCATTAATATTTATAATTCTTAGCTCTACTAGAAGTTATACAGAAGAAACAGAATTAAGTGAGATGTAA